From Gemmatimonadota bacterium, a single genomic window includes:
- a CDS encoding pyruvate, phosphate dikinase has protein sequence MDSQTQPLVYFFGQGRADGTSAMKETLGGKGAGLAEMTNLGIPVPPGFTIASTVCGTYLAMHQFPPRLKAQVEASLLRVEAATGKQFGAADNPLLVSVRSGAALSMPGMMETILNLGLNDDTVKGLEKLSGNPGFAWDSYRRFVQMYGGVVFEVPKKRFEERLEARKHRLGVARDIDLPVAEFQALVREYKALIEADTGKPFPENPIDQLWGAIEAVFESWNTRRAIDYRKLHDIPNSLGTAVNIVAMVFGNMGEDCGTGVAFTRDPSTGENMLYGEFLMNAQGEDVVSGTRTPEHIEALKDRMPHVFGELERVARTLERHFRDVQDLEFTIERGQLYMLQTRRGQRSGQAAVRIAVEMVAEGSISEEEAVARIPPNDLNQLLHQAIDANAPIDYLTTGLPASPGAASGTVVFSADRAEELGKKGNAVILVRRETSPEDFHGMVTARAILTARGGMTSHAAVVARGMGKPCVAGAQEIEVDEAAGQFTVLGRAIAEGDWITVDGSTGKVFGGQSKLVAPLLSEHFTKLMGWADGMRHLRIRVNADTPADSHRGRDFGAEGIGLCRTEHMFFEGERLPVMREMILAEDEAGRKKALARLLPMQRADFEGIFRAMEGYPVTIRLLDPPLHEFLPKAAKEIAELAGQMGKTVKDVQRIIDNLSEVNPMLGLRGCRLGIMYPEITAMQARAIFEAACTVAERKGRVQPEVMIPLVAHVIEFRKQALIVRQVAEEVFRERQITVPYLLGTMIELPRAALTADEIAREAQFFSFGTNDLTQTTWGLSRDDAGVFLPSYVERNIIEADPFQELDIAGVGKLISMAVQLGRGTRQDLKIGICGEHGGEPKTITFCEAQKMNYVSCSPFRVPIARLAAAQAALAERGTMDRTRGTL, from the coding sequence ATCGACAGCCAGACGCAACCCCTCGTCTATTTTTTCGGTCAGGGCCGGGCGGACGGGACGTCCGCCATGAAGGAAACGTTGGGTGGCAAAGGCGCCGGCCTAGCCGAGATGACCAATCTCGGCATCCCGGTCCCGCCCGGATTCACCATTGCCTCAACAGTATGCGGAACCTATCTGGCCATGCACCAGTTCCCGCCTCGGCTCAAGGCCCAAGTCGAGGCGTCGCTGCTGCGAGTCGAAGCCGCCACCGGCAAGCAATTCGGCGCCGCCGACAACCCGCTGCTCGTCTCGGTCCGGTCCGGTGCGGCGCTCTCGATGCCGGGCATGATGGAAACCATTCTCAACCTTGGCTTGAACGACGACACCGTTAAGGGACTCGAGAAGCTGAGCGGAAATCCAGGCTTTGCCTGGGACTCCTACCGCCGTTTCGTCCAGATGTATGGCGGGGTCGTCTTCGAGGTGCCGAAGAAGCGGTTTGAGGAACGCCTGGAGGCCCGGAAGCACCGCCTTGGCGTGGCCCGCGACATCGACCTGCCGGTGGCAGAATTCCAGGCCCTGGTCCGCGAATACAAGGCGCTGATCGAGGCCGACACCGGCAAACCCTTTCCGGAAAACCCGATCGATCAGTTGTGGGGGGCGATCGAGGCCGTGTTCGAGAGCTGGAACACCCGGCGGGCCATCGACTATCGCAAGCTTCACGACATTCCCAACAGCCTGGGAACGGCCGTGAACATCGTGGCCATGGTGTTCGGCAACATGGGAGAGGACTGCGGGACCGGGGTTGCGTTTACCCGGGATCCCTCAACCGGGGAGAACATGCTCTACGGCGAGTTCTTGATGAACGCCCAAGGCGAGGATGTCGTCTCCGGCACCCGGACTCCGGAACACATCGAGGCACTGAAGGACCGGATGCCCCACGTGTTCGGCGAGCTCGAACGGGTTGCCCGGACCCTCGAGCGGCATTTTCGAGACGTCCAGGATCTCGAGTTCACGATCGAGCGCGGCCAACTCTACATGCTGCAGACCCGGCGGGGGCAGCGATCCGGCCAAGCGGCGGTCCGGATCGCCGTCGAGATGGTGGCGGAGGGGTCGATTTCCGAAGAGGAAGCCGTGGCCCGGATTCCTCCCAATGACCTCAATCAGCTCCTCCACCAGGCCATCGACGCCAACGCGCCCATCGATTACTTGACCACCGGGCTCCCGGCCTCGCCCGGGGCCGCCAGCGGGACCGTCGTCTTCAGTGCCGACCGGGCCGAGGAGTTAGGCAAGAAGGGCAACGCCGTCATCCTGGTTCGGCGGGAAACCAGCCCCGAGGATTTCCACGGCATGGTCACCGCCCGGGCCATTTTGACCGCCCGGGGCGGGATGACGTCTCACGCGGCCGTCGTGGCCCGAGGCATGGGCAAGCCCTGTGTTGCGGGGGCCCAGGAGATCGAGGTCGATGAGGCGGCCGGCCAGTTTACGGTCCTCGGCCGGGCGATCGCCGAAGGCGACTGGATCACCGTCGACGGGAGCACGGGCAAAGTCTTCGGCGGACAGTCCAAACTGGTCGCACCCCTGCTCAGCGAGCACTTCACCAAACTGATGGGCTGGGCCGACGGCATGCGTCACCTCCGGATCCGCGTCAACGCCGACACCCCGGCCGACTCGCACCGGGGCCGCGACTTCGGAGCCGAAGGAATTGGCCTCTGCCGGACCGAGCACATGTTCTTCGAGGGCGAACGGTTGCCCGTGATGCGCGAAATGATTCTGGCGGAGGACGAAGCCGGCCGGAAGAAAGCGCTGGCCCGGCTCCTGCCCATGCAGCGGGCGGACTTCGAAGGCATCTTCCGGGCGATGGAGGGGTACCCCGTCACGATCCGCCTCCTCGATCCGCCGCTCCACGAGTTCTTGCCCAAGGCGGCGAAGGAGATCGCCGAGTTGGCCGGGCAGATGGGTAAGACCGTCAAAGACGTCCAGCGAATCATCGACAACCTGAGCGAGGTCAACCCGATGCTCGGGCTCCGCGGGTGCCGGCTCGGTATCATGTACCCGGAAATTACCGCGATGCAGGCCCGCGCCATTTTCGAGGCCGCCTGCACCGTGGCGGAACGGAAGGGCCGGGTCCAACCCGAGGTCATGATCCCTCTGGTGGCCCACGTGATCGAATTCCGGAAACAAGCGCTGATTGTCCGGCAGGTGGCCGAGGAAGTGTTCCGGGAACGACAGATCACGGTGCCCTACTTGTTAGGCACCATGATCGAGTTGCCCCGAGCGGCCCTCACGGCCGATGAAATTGCCCGGGAGGCCCAGTTCTTCTCCTTCGGCACCAACGACCTGACCCAGACCACCTGGGGCCTGTCCCGGGACGATGCCGGGGTGTTCCTCCCATCATACGTCGAACGGAACATCATCGAAGCCGACCCCTTCCAGGAACTCGATATCGCCGGGGTCGGCAAACTGATCAGTATGGCCGTGCAATTAGGCCGCGGCACTCGGCAGGATCTCAAGATCGGGATCTGCGGCGAGCACGGCGGCGAGCCGAAGACGATTACCTTCTGCGAGGCTCAAAAGATGAACTATGTCTCCTGTTCGCCGTTTCGGGTCCCGATCGCCCGCCTCGCGGCGGCCCAAGCCGCACTGGCGGAGCGCGGCACGATGGATCGCACCCGGGGTACCCTGTGA
- the purE gene encoding 5-(carboxyamino)imidazole ribonucleotide mutase — MGSASDWDTLRHAAKRLDDFGVPHETRVVSAHRTPDLLFQYASEALGRGLHCIIAGAGGAAHLPGMLAAKTIVPVLGVPVPSTYLQGLDSLLSIVQMPAGIPVATFAIGEPGAHNAGLYAVAMLARHDQALATRLETFRKAQEANVLAATLPPPSL, encoded by the coding sequence ATGGGATCGGCCTCGGACTGGGACACCCTCCGGCACGCCGCCAAGCGCCTCGATGACTTCGGCGTCCCGCACGAAACCCGGGTCGTTTCCGCCCATCGCACCCCTGACCTGCTGTTCCAGTATGCGTCCGAAGCGCTCGGTCGCGGCTTGCATTGCATTATCGCCGGGGCCGGCGGAGCCGCCCATCTTCCCGGCATGCTCGCGGCCAAAACCATTGTTCCGGTCCTCGGCGTCCCGGTTCCGAGCACGTACCTTCAGGGGCTCGATTCGTTGCTCTCGATCGTCCAGATGCCGGCCGGGATCCCGGTCGCGACCTTTGCGATCGGCGAGCCGGGGGCCCACAATGCCGGCCTGTATGCCGTCGCCATGCTGGCGCGGCACGATCAAGCCCTGGCCACCCGGCTCGAGACGTTTCGGAAGGCCCAAGAAGCCAACGTTCTGGCCGCCACCCTCCCGCCGCCCTCGCTATGA
- the purQ gene encoding phosphoribosylformylglycinamidine synthase subunit PurQ, producing the protein MRVAIIRFPGSNCEPDAYRAVEREGGAAYYVFHRETDLHDADAVIIPGGFSYGDYLRAGAIARFSPIMAAIERHAADGKPLAGICNGFQVLCEAGLLPGALMRNAGLQFLSRPVDLRVERRRTPFTAGYREHEIIRIPIGHGDGRYAASEDVLATLESEGRVVFRYVNTGMPDSPANPNGAMGDIAAISNRDGNVVGMMPHPERLADPLLGSTAGTRVFSSLVRWKRPLAAHV; encoded by the coding sequence ATGCGAGTTGCGATCATCCGGTTCCCCGGCAGCAACTGTGAGCCCGACGCCTATCGAGCCGTGGAACGCGAGGGCGGGGCGGCCTACTACGTCTTCCATCGGGAGACCGATCTTCACGATGCGGACGCGGTCATCATTCCGGGTGGTTTCAGCTACGGCGACTACCTCCGCGCGGGGGCCATCGCCCGCTTCAGTCCGATCATGGCCGCCATCGAGCGTCACGCGGCCGACGGCAAGCCGCTCGCCGGCATTTGCAACGGATTCCAAGTGCTCTGCGAGGCCGGCCTCCTCCCGGGCGCCCTGATGCGCAATGCCGGCCTCCAGTTCCTCTCGCGGCCGGTGGACCTCCGGGTGGAGCGGCGGCGGACGCCGTTCACCGCCGGGTATCGCGAGCATGAAATCATCCGGATTCCGATCGGCCACGGCGATGGCCGCTATGCCGCCTCGGAGGATGTTTTGGCCACTCTCGAGTCGGAAGGTCGGGTCGTTTTTCGGTACGTCAACACCGGGATGCCGGACAGCCCGGCCAACCCGAACGGCGCCATGGGAGACATCGCCGCGATCTCGAATCGGGACGGCAATGTTGTCGGCATGATGCCGCACCCTGAGCGCCTCGCCGATCCGTTGCTCGGGAGTACCGCCGGCACCCGAGTCTTCAGTTCCTTGGTTCGTTGGAAGCGGCCCTTGGCCGCTCATGTTTAG
- the purS gene encoding phosphoribosylformylglycinamidine synthase subunit PurS: MKFRIHVRIMPRRGLLDPQGQAVEHALKALQFDQAANVHVGKAIEFDLEAPTAEAAAADAKAMCDKLLANPVTEDFQVKVEVG; encoded by the coding sequence ATGAAGTTCCGTATCCATGTCCGGATCATGCCTCGCCGGGGCCTGCTTGACCCGCAAGGCCAGGCCGTCGAGCATGCCCTGAAGGCGCTCCAGTTCGACCAGGCCGCCAACGTCCACGTCGGCAAGGCGATTGAATTCGATCTCGAGGCACCCACCGCCGAGGCCGCCGCCGCGGACGCCAAGGCCATGTGCGACAAACTGCTCGCCAATCCCGTCACCGAAGACTTTCAAGTCAAGGTGGAGGTCGGCTGA
- a CDS encoding amidophosphoribosyltransferase — translation MCGVIGVSNVPDAARVAYLGLYALQHRGQESAGIVTVDDSGVPHLVRGMGLVGDIFRAPEITELDGDVAVGHTRYSTAGSSVLANAQPCVANYHGGPLALAHNGNLTNAPAVKRELVDKGAIFQSSSDSEVIVHLIARSRATTPEAQIREALGKIEGAYSLVIAVGRTLYCAVDPFGFRPLAVGRIGQGVVVASETCALDLVGATLIRELGPGDFLEIIDGMVRDLPKLECAPAPMRCIFELVYFARPDSTVFGESVDRVRRELGRQLAREHPAPGADVVFSVPDSANMMALGFADESGLKLEHGLIRNHYVGRTFINPTQALRVAKVKIKFNPVRHVIAGRSVVVVDDSLVRGTTSKGLVQMIRGAGAREVHLRLSSPPITGPCHYGIDTPNRDELIAANHSIEEIATYLGVDSLGYLSLAGMVQAAGTRNSFCHACFSGQYPIQPTTPPVEMHHQPPFVESAP, via the coding sequence ATGTGCGGAGTCATCGGGGTATCGAACGTGCCGGACGCGGCTCGCGTCGCGTATCTCGGCCTCTACGCTCTTCAGCACCGAGGCCAGGAAAGCGCCGGCATCGTCACGGTCGACGACAGCGGCGTTCCGCACTTGGTCCGTGGCATGGGCCTCGTCGGCGACATTTTCCGGGCACCAGAGATCACCGAACTCGACGGCGATGTTGCCGTCGGCCATACCCGCTATTCCACAGCCGGTTCGTCGGTGCTGGCCAACGCGCAGCCCTGCGTCGCCAATTACCACGGAGGGCCGCTGGCCCTCGCGCACAATGGAAACCTCACCAATGCGCCCGCCGTCAAACGGGAGTTGGTTGATAAGGGCGCCATCTTCCAGTCCTCCTCAGACTCCGAGGTGATCGTCCATCTGATCGCCCGGTCGCGGGCGACGACGCCGGAGGCCCAGATCCGGGAGGCGTTGGGCAAGATCGAAGGCGCCTATAGCCTCGTCATTGCCGTCGGCCGGACCTTGTATTGCGCTGTCGACCCCTTTGGGTTTCGGCCCCTGGCGGTGGGTCGGATCGGCCAGGGCGTCGTCGTGGCTTCGGAAACCTGCGCCCTCGACCTGGTCGGCGCGACCCTGATCCGGGAACTTGGCCCGGGGGACTTTCTCGAGATTATCGACGGCATGGTGCGGGACCTACCGAAACTCGAGTGCGCCCCGGCGCCGATGCGGTGCATTTTCGAGTTGGTCTACTTTGCCCGGCCCGATAGCACCGTCTTCGGCGAGTCGGTGGACCGGGTCCGGCGGGAACTGGGGCGGCAGCTGGCCCGGGAACACCCCGCCCCCGGCGCCGACGTGGTATTCAGCGTTCCCGACAGCGCCAACATGATGGCACTCGGGTTTGCAGATGAGTCCGGCCTCAAGCTGGAGCATGGCCTGATCCGGAACCACTACGTGGGCCGGACCTTCATCAATCCGACCCAAGCCCTCCGCGTCGCCAAGGTCAAGATCAAGTTCAACCCGGTCCGCCACGTGATCGCCGGCCGGTCCGTCGTCGTCGTGGATGACAGCTTGGTCCGGGGAACCACGAGTAAGGGACTGGTCCAGATGATCCGAGGGGCGGGGGCTCGGGAGGTGCACCTCCGACTGAGTTCACCGCCGATCACCGGACCGTGCCACTACGGGATCGACACGCCGAACCGAGACGAGCTGATTGCTGCCAATCACTCGATCGAGGAGATTGCGACATACCTTGGCGTCGACTCGCTCGGATATCTCTCCTTGGCCGGCATGGTTCAGGCTGCGGGCACCCGGAACAGCTTCTGCCACGCCTGCTTTTCCGGGCAATATCCGATTCAGCCGACCACCCCACCGGTCGAAATGCACCATCAGCCGCCCTTCGTCGAGAGCGCGCCGTGA
- a CDS encoding 5-(carboxyamino)imidazole ribonucleotide synthase has protein sequence MIPPGQTLGLVGGGQLGRMFTLRAREMGYEVVVLEPDPLSPAGAVATRHIRSAYDDRAALEDLARSAAAVTTEFENVPAAALEYLSTHTVCRPSAAAVAICQDRITEKTFLRSAGLATADFEAVESIADLRRAWDRIGAPAVLKTSRLGYDGKGQAVVTRYDETEAAFERFRQVPCVLERRLALASEISVVLARGQDGSVAPFPVGENVHVGGILHTTVVPALVAPELATEAVHTAMAVANRLNYVGVLGVEMFVAEGGRIFVNELAPRPHNSGHYTMDACGVDQFEQQVRCLAGLPLGEPRLLSPICMVNLLGDRWAGGEPNWAAALAIPGVRLHLYGKKEARLGRKMGHLNCLARSPGEALDVARQAFAVLNKSVIS, from the coding sequence ATGATCCCGCCGGGGCAAACCCTCGGCCTGGTGGGTGGCGGTCAGCTCGGCCGGATGTTCACGCTGCGAGCCCGGGAGATGGGCTACGAGGTGGTCGTCCTCGAGCCCGATCCGTTGTCCCCGGCAGGCGCCGTCGCCACCCGCCATATCCGCTCGGCGTACGACGACCGAGCCGCGCTCGAGGATCTGGCCCGCTCCGCGGCGGCGGTGACCACCGAGTTCGAGAACGTGCCGGCGGCAGCCCTCGAATATCTCAGCACTCACACCGTGTGCCGCCCCTCGGCCGCCGCCGTTGCCATCTGCCAGGACCGGATTACCGAGAAGACATTCCTTCGATCGGCCGGCCTCGCCACCGCTGATTTTGAGGCGGTCGAATCGATCGCCGACCTTCGCCGAGCCTGGGATCGAATCGGGGCGCCGGCAGTGCTGAAGACCAGCCGGCTCGGGTACGACGGCAAAGGGCAAGCGGTCGTCACTCGGTATGACGAGACCGAAGCGGCGTTCGAACGGTTCCGACAGGTCCCCTGCGTCCTCGAACGCCGGTTGGCCCTCGCATCCGAGATCTCCGTCGTCCTGGCTCGGGGCCAGGACGGCTCCGTGGCGCCGTTCCCGGTGGGCGAGAATGTTCACGTCGGCGGCATCCTCCACACGACCGTCGTGCCGGCCCTCGTGGCACCCGAACTCGCCACCGAGGCGGTCCACACGGCAATGGCCGTCGCGAATCGGCTCAACTACGTCGGGGTCCTGGGCGTCGAGATGTTCGTCGCGGAGGGGGGCCGGATCTTCGTCAACGAATTGGCCCCCCGGCCCCACAACTCCGGACACTACACGATGGACGCCTGCGGAGTGGACCAATTCGAGCAACAGGTCCGCTGCCTGGCCGGCCTGCCGCTAGGCGAACCCCGGCTCCTGTCGCCGATCTGCATGGTCAATCTCTTGGGCGACCGCTGGGCCGGCGGCGAACCCAATTGGGCCGCCGCACTCGCCATCCCCGGGGTTCGGCTCCACCTCTATGGTAAAAAGGAGGCCCGGCTCGGCCGCAAAATGGGACACCTCAATTGCCTCGCCCGGTCTCCGGGTGAAGCGCTCGACGTGGCTCGGCAGGCGTTCGCAGTGCTGAACAAATCGGTCATATCCTAG
- a CDS encoding phosphoribosylaminoimidazolesuccinocarboxamide synthase → MTVVTRSSLPLPLLRRGKVREVYEVGADRLLLVASDRVSAFDVIMTEPIPRKGAVLTQLSAFWFKKLGPLGPTHFLTADADEILRDIPGLQGNRAEIAGRAMLVRRTDPIQFECVIRGYLSGSAWKEYRTAGTLAGSPLPTGLQESDRFPAPVFSPATKAETGHDINVTPETVGRELGEPMATELARRSLAIYTAGLQYALSRGIIIADTKFEFGTDANGDLRLIDEILTPDSSRFWPLDRYQPGRSQPSFDKQPLRDYLQVLHDRGEWNMEAPGPTLPPEVIAATSARYLEAYQLLTGSPLPESGQ, encoded by the coding sequence ATGACGGTCGTGACCCGAAGTTCACTCCCGCTCCCGCTGCTTCGGCGCGGGAAGGTCCGGGAGGTCTACGAGGTCGGCGCCGATCGCCTGCTCTTGGTGGCGAGCGATCGGGTGAGTGCGTTCGATGTCATCATGACCGAGCCGATCCCCCGGAAAGGCGCGGTGCTGACCCAATTGTCGGCGTTCTGGTTCAAGAAACTCGGGCCCTTGGGGCCGACCCACTTTCTGACCGCCGACGCGGACGAGATCCTCCGCGACATTCCGGGCCTCCAAGGCAATCGCGCAGAGATCGCCGGCCGGGCGATGCTGGTGCGGCGCACCGACCCGATCCAGTTCGAATGCGTCATTCGGGGCTATCTCTCCGGCTCGGCCTGGAAGGAATACCGGACCGCCGGGACCCTGGCCGGGAGCCCGCTCCCCACCGGGCTTCAGGAAAGCGACCGGTTCCCCGCCCCAGTGTTTTCGCCGGCGACCAAGGCGGAGACCGGCCACGACATCAACGTGACCCCCGAGACGGTCGGCCGGGAATTGGGCGAGCCGATGGCGACCGAACTGGCCCGCCGAAGCCTTGCCATCTACACGGCCGGCCTTCAATACGCCTTGAGCCGGGGCATCATCATTGCCGACACGAAGTTCGAGTTCGGCACCGACGCCAACGGCGACCTCCGGCTGATCGACGAAATCCTGACGCCGGACTCGTCGCGGTTCTGGCCCCTCGACCGATACCAGCCCGGCCGGTCACAACCGAGCTTCGACAAGCAACCGCTTCGGGACTATCTCCAGGTACTCCACGACCGCGGCGAGTGGAACATGGAGGCACCGGGGCCCACCCTGCCCCCAGAGGTCATCGCCGCCACCAGCGCCCGCTACCTTGAGGCATATCAGCTTCTGACCGGATCCCCCCTGCCGGAGTCCGGCCAATGA
- the purL gene encoding phosphoribosylformylglycinamidine synthase subunit PurL, translating to MLGRTPTMTELGVFSALWSEHCSYKHTKPVLRTFPTDGPQVVQGPGENAGVLRLPDGWAVAFKIESHNHPSAVEPYQGAATGVGGILRDVFTMGARPVAVLNSLRFGPLDDPRNRYLFAGVVKGVGDYGNCVGVPTLGGEVTFAPGYSGNPLVNAMCVGILREADLITARAEGVGNILMTVGARTGRDGIHGASFASEDLSAESEARRPQVQVGDPFTEKLLLEASLELITSRTIVAIQDMGAAGLTSSSSEMAARGGVGVELDTSRVPLREAGMTPYEILLSESQERMLLVVEPHRVGEVQAICAKWELNGTAIGTITDDGLFRVVHDGITVAAIPGERLVNGMPMYHPEAVESPDAIARRAAEPSAPPKVDLTGALSVLLDDPTIASKRWVFDQYDSTIQANTVLGPGGDAGVFLVQGTTFGLAVSVDCPNRYVALDPYEGGKMTVAEAARNVACTGAVPLGITNCLNFGNPDKPDIFFQFKEAVRGMGDACRVFNTPVTGGNVSLYNESPTGAIDPTPTVGLVGLLQDVTTRIPSGFQHTGDLVGLLGSTAGHLGGSMYWWLVRDFLGGPPPPCDLAAERNLQRFLAAAATARLLRSAHDCADGGLAVAVAECCLGAPHGHGTLGAGIHLEQRPGLEADALLFGEDGARAVISFDPGMVDPLRALAQEHGVPFAVAGSVGAAGGDLRITVGTLSMVWQTGDLRRTYFTAIPRRMSA from the coding sequence ATGCTGGGCCGGACTCCGACCATGACGGAACTCGGTGTTTTCAGTGCCCTCTGGTCGGAGCACTGCTCGTACAAGCATACCAAGCCCGTGCTCCGGACCTTCCCGACCGACGGGCCGCAGGTCGTCCAAGGCCCGGGCGAAAATGCCGGGGTCCTCCGGCTGCCGGATGGGTGGGCGGTTGCCTTCAAGATCGAGTCGCACAACCACCCCTCGGCCGTCGAACCGTACCAGGGCGCGGCCACCGGCGTCGGCGGCATCCTTCGCGACGTCTTTACCATGGGCGCCCGCCCGGTGGCGGTCCTCAACAGCCTGCGGTTCGGCCCCTTGGATGACCCCCGCAACCGCTATCTGTTTGCGGGGGTCGTCAAGGGGGTCGGCGACTACGGCAACTGCGTCGGGGTTCCGACGTTAGGCGGCGAGGTCACCTTCGCGCCGGGTTATAGCGGCAACCCGCTCGTCAACGCCATGTGCGTCGGGATCCTCCGCGAAGCCGACCTGATCACCGCGCGGGCCGAGGGCGTCGGCAACATTCTGATGACCGTCGGCGCCCGGACCGGGCGGGATGGGATCCACGGGGCGAGTTTTGCTTCCGAGGACTTGTCGGCGGAAAGCGAAGCCCGCCGTCCCCAAGTCCAGGTCGGCGACCCGTTCACGGAGAAGCTCCTGCTCGAGGCCAGCCTCGAGTTGATTACCTCCCGAACCATCGTCGCGATCCAGGACATGGGGGCGGCCGGCCTGACCAGTTCGTCGTCGGAGATGGCCGCCCGCGGCGGCGTCGGGGTCGAGCTCGACACCAGCCGCGTCCCGCTTCGCGAAGCGGGGATGACGCCCTACGAAATTCTGCTCTCGGAGTCACAAGAGCGGATGCTGCTCGTCGTGGAGCCCCACCGGGTCGGCGAGGTCCAGGCCATTTGCGCCAAATGGGAACTCAACGGAACGGCCATCGGCACGATCACGGATGACGGCCTGTTCCGGGTCGTGCACGACGGCATCACGGTCGCGGCTATACCAGGTGAGCGCTTGGTCAACGGGATGCCGATGTACCACCCGGAGGCCGTCGAGTCGCCCGACGCGATTGCGCGGCGGGCCGCCGAGCCGTCGGCCCCCCCGAAGGTCGACCTGACCGGGGCCCTGTCGGTTCTGCTCGACGACCCGACCATTGCGAGCAAGCGGTGGGTGTTCGACCAGTACGATTCCACGATCCAGGCCAACACCGTGCTTGGCCCCGGTGGCGACGCCGGCGTGTTCCTGGTTCAGGGCACCACATTCGGCCTGGCCGTATCGGTCGATTGCCCCAACCGCTACGTCGCGCTCGACCCGTATGAAGGCGGCAAGATGACCGTCGCGGAAGCGGCCCGAAACGTGGCATGTACCGGCGCCGTTCCGCTCGGGATTACCAACTGCCTCAATTTCGGAAACCCGGACAAACCGGACATCTTTTTCCAATTCAAAGAAGCGGTCCGGGGTATGGGAGACGCATGCCGCGTCTTCAATACGCCGGTCACCGGCGGCAACGTGTCGCTGTACAACGAGAGCCCCACCGGCGCCATCGACCCCACTCCGACCGTCGGGCTCGTCGGACTGCTCCAGGACGTCACGACTCGGATCCCGAGTGGGTTCCAGCATACCGGCGATTTGGTCGGACTCCTCGGCTCGACCGCCGGGCACCTGGGCGGGTCGATGTACTGGTGGCTGGTTCGGGACTTCCTTGGCGGCCCGCCCCCGCCCTGCGATCTGGCCGCAGAACGGAACCTGCAGCGATTCTTGGCGGCGGCCGCCACGGCGCGGCTCCTCCGGTCGGCCCATGATTGCGCCGACGGCGGCTTGGCGGTGGCGGTCGCCGAATGTTGCCTGGGCGCTCCGCACGGCCACGGCACCTTGGGCGCCGGAATTCACCTCGAACAACGTCCGGGTCTCGAGGCGGACGCTCTGTTGTTCGGCGAGGATGGCGCCCGGGCGGTCATCTCGTTCGACCCCGGCATGGTCGACCCCCTTCGGGCCTTGGCCCAGGAACACGGCGTGCCATTTGCCGTAGCCGGAAGTGTCGGGGCCGCGGGGGGGGACCTCCGGATCACCGTCGGCACCCTATCCATGGTGTGGCAGACCGGCGACCTCCGCCGGACCTACTTCACCGCTATTCCACGACGAATGTCGGCCTAA
- the pssA gene encoding CDP-diacylglycerol--serine O-phosphatidyltransferase: protein MVDVPVEERRTRRGIRRVVVVVPSFFTLANLFFGFWAIVMATNGNFKWAGFFIVFSGILDMFDGRIARLSNTGSRFGAELDSLVDIVSFGVAPALVMYYLEFATAGKFGWVVCYLYVVAAALRLARYNVTSHGAPHSNWFTGLPSPAAGMTLAAYYPFSQSSWYKTSVAYLDLQHEGLTVLVLLLAALMVSNVKYPRWPRIGLRSLSGVVGLLIHLGIIAGAIISPGSFFFPLGLTYMVGGMLRSSVLSLLERGQPLAEGPDAPLKAPVHSLTDRIRREDR from the coding sequence ATGGTAGACGTACCGGTTGAAGAACGGCGGACCCGGCGCGGAATCCGCCGCGTGGTCGTCGTGGTGCCCAGTTTCTTCACGCTGGCCAATTTGTTCTTCGGGTTCTGGGCCATCGTCATGGCGACGAACGGCAACTTCAAATGGGCCGGTTTCTTTATCGTGTTTTCCGGGATCCTCGACATGTTCGACGGGCGGATTGCCCGGCTGTCGAACACTGGAAGCCGGTTTGGTGCCGAGTTGGATTCGCTGGTCGACATTGTGTCGTTCGGCGTCGCACCGGCGCTCGTGATGTATTACCTGGAATTTGCGACCGCGGGCAAGTTCGGGTGGGTGGTCTGTTACCTCTACGTGGTGGCGGCCGCTCTCCGGCTGGCCCGCTACAACGTGACCTCGCACGGCGCGCCCCACTCCAACTGGTTTACCGGGCTGCCGTCGCCGGCCGCGGGCATGACCCTCGCGGCATACTACCCGTTCAGCCAGTCCTCGTGGTACAAGACGTCGGTGGCGTACCTCGACCTCCAGCACGAGGGCCTCACCGTCCTGGTGCTCCTGTTGGCCGCGTTGATGGTCAGCAATGTGAAATACCCGCGGTGGCCGCGGATCGGACTCCGGTCGTTGTCCGGTGTGGTCGGGCTCCTCATCCACCTCGGCATCATCGCCGGCGCCATCATCTCGCCGGGATCATTCTTCTTCCCCTTGGGCCTGACCTACATGGTCGGCGGCATGCTCCGAAGTTCCGTCCTCAGTCTGCTCGAGCGGGGCCAGCCGCTCGCGGAGGGGCCGGACGCCCCTTTGAAGGCCCCGGTCCATTCCCTAACCGACCGGATTCGCCGGGAGGACCGATGA